The proteins below come from a single Chitinophaga pinensis DSM 2588 genomic window:
- a CDS encoding TPM domain-containing protein: MMRKICWLWLLILLIAGWKVQAQNIPPRPNPPRAVNDFAGVLLGNESDMLEQKLRAYNDSTSSQIVIVTMKTIGDYETSEVAIKILREWGIGAKGKNNGIVILAAIDDRKVRIETGYGMEGVIPDAIANRIIDEAIEPNFKKEQYYRGFDEATDKLIAAAAGEYKADPKKQGSSNSKNALFMGIFVIIIILLVMRNRGGGGGSGTTISRRGSGGWIGPIGGLGGFGGGFGGGGGDSGGWGGGDSGGGFDFGGGDGGGGGASGNW; this comes from the coding sequence ATGATGAGGAAAATATGCTGGTTATGGCTGCTTATATTATTGATCGCCGGATGGAAGGTTCAGGCACAGAATATTCCGCCAAGGCCGAATCCTCCCCGGGCCGTCAATGATTTTGCAGGCGTATTGTTAGGCAATGAATCCGACATGCTGGAGCAGAAGCTCCGCGCCTATAATGACAGTACCTCTTCACAGATCGTAATCGTCACCATGAAAACCATCGGTGACTACGAAACCAGCGAAGTAGCCATTAAGATACTTCGGGAATGGGGTATTGGTGCGAAAGGGAAAAACAATGGTATCGTTATACTTGCCGCCATCGATGACAGAAAGGTCCGTATTGAGACCGGTTATGGAATGGAAGGCGTTATTCCGGATGCTATTGCCAATCGTATTATAGACGAAGCAATCGAGCCTAATTTCAAAAAGGAACAATACTACCGCGGTTTTGATGAAGCTACTGATAAACTGATCGCGGCAGCAGCAGGCGAGTACAAGGCAGATCCAAAAAAGCAGGGTAGCAGCAATAGTAAAAATGCCTTGTTCATGGGTATTTTTGTTATCATCATCATTCTGCTTGTCATGAGAAATCGTGGCGGTGGCGGTGGTAGCGGCACCACTATCAGCAGAAGAGGCTCAGGCGGATGGATCGGCCCTATAGGCGGATTAGGAGGCTTTGGTGGCGGCTTTGGCGGTGGTGGAGGCGACTCCGGCGGCTGGGGTGGCGGAGACAGTGGCGGTGGCTTTGACTTCGGTGGTGGCGACGGCGGTGGCGGCGGCGCCAGTGGAAACTGGTAA
- a CDS encoding TPM domain-containing protein, producing MSIFPFSKKELLTEAEKQQLVQAIRDSERLTSGEIRLYVESRCKYVSPMERAKEIFRQLGMEKTKRRNGVILYIALKDRQFAILGDRGIHEKVGSAFWVKEAELLVSYFTRNEYVAGIDACIREIGESLCQHFPFEGDDENELPDDIVIGR from the coding sequence ATGAGCATATTCCCATTCAGTAAGAAAGAATTACTAACAGAAGCTGAAAAGCAACAACTGGTGCAGGCTATACGTGATTCGGAAAGACTCACGAGTGGGGAGATCAGATTATATGTGGAAAGCCGTTGTAAATATGTCAGTCCCATGGAACGCGCGAAGGAAATATTCCGGCAGCTCGGCATGGAAAAAACCAAACGCAGAAATGGCGTTATCCTGTACATCGCTTTGAAAGACCGTCAGTTTGCCATCCTGGGCGACAGAGGTATACACGAAAAAGTAGGCTCCGCATTCTGGGTAAAAGAAGCAGAACTACTGGTCAGCTACTTCACCAGGAACGAATATGTTGCGGGTATTGATGCATGTATCAGGGAAATAGGCGAATCGCTTTGCCAACATTTTCCTTTTGAAGGGGATGATGAAAATGAATTACCAGACGATATAGTGATCGGCAGATAA
- a CDS encoding LemA family protein, with protein sequence MKKSTLVIVIIIAVVVILGGCGVSKYNKIVNLDESVKTSWGTVQSQYQRRTDLIPNLVATVKGAANFEKETLTQVIEARAKATSIQVRAEDLTPEKVQQFQAAQGQLSAALGRLLAVSESYPTLQANQNFKDLQAQIEGTENRIAVARKDFNDQARVYNSAIRTFPNNIVAGFGGFQQRPYFEAQPGAENAPKVQF encoded by the coding sequence CTGTGGTGTATCCAAGTACAATAAGATCGTGAATCTCGACGAGTCTGTAAAAACGTCCTGGGGTACTGTACAAAGCCAGTATCAACGCAGAACTGACCTGATTCCGAACCTCGTTGCTACAGTAAAAGGTGCTGCAAATTTCGAGAAAGAAACACTGACACAGGTGATAGAAGCACGTGCAAAAGCTACGTCTATCCAGGTAAGAGCTGAAGACCTTACTCCTGAAAAAGTACAGCAGTTCCAGGCTGCACAGGGTCAGCTGAGCGCTGCGCTGGGCAGATTACTGGCGGTATCTGAAAGCTACCCGACCCTGCAGGCCAATCAGAATTTCAAAGATCTGCAGGCACAGATAGAAGGTACTGAAAACCGTATCGCTGTTGCCCGTAAAGACTTCAACGATCAGGCAAGAGTGTATAACAGCGCGATCCGTACTTTCCCTAACAACATCGTTGCCGGGTTTGGCGGCTTCCAGCAGAGACCATATTTCGAAGCACAACCAGGTGCTGAGAATGCTCCTAAAGTGCAATTCTAA